The genomic segment ACCATAATCAGTAATTACTGCTCTTTTATACCGTAATGGATAAATTACTTTTAAGCCTTCAGTTTGAATCCTATCTGAAACCTCCGATCTCTCTATAAATTTAACTGTAGTTTCAGCAGGTTCTTTAGAAAATTCTTCTTTTAATTCTTCAGATTGGTTCTCCAATAAAAGACCGGAGCCATCCAATTTAACCTCCGGAAGAGAAGGTACCTGAGTCGTCAGACGCCCCTTCTCATCAATAACTACATCCATCCTTCCCGGATCTGACAAACCATCTTCTAAATCAGGTTTTATCTGTGGTTCACCAGCAAATTTAGCAATCAAAACTATAAGAAAAATACCAACAACTATAACAAATGATGACCATAACTGCCTGGGAAGCTTTTCATATTGCTTTGAAACCTCTTCAATAGTCTTTTTAATTTTTAATCGTATAAAATTTTGTTTATCCTTTACAATATGGAAAGGCAAACGTTCTTTTTTATTATTCTTCTTTTCCAAATTTATCACCTCCATAAAAATATTCTCACCAGTTATTAGTATTTTATACCCATTACTTAGAACAAAATGCCCTTCGGCCACTTAATCTTATTTTACTGCACAAAGCTAATTTTTCGCTTTATGAAGAAATTTTTCGAACCATTTAATGTTCGATCTCAGTCTAAATAAGGCACACTAATCAACGAGCCCTCCTGGCCCTTGATTAGCTCATCACTTCCTGTGGTGAGGTCTTATTTCGACTAAAATCTCACTAAGATGGTTTAACGAAAAATTTCCATGTCACTCAAAATCAGCTTTTTACAGTTTGATCATAATGTTATCTACAACCTGCGAAAAAGTATAATTTCCTTGATATAAAAAAAGCAATCCTTCACAAGGATTTAATCCTTGTAAGAATTGCCCCAACAACTTAACCTAATTCTGTTTTACCTGCGCTAACCGGGTTCCTGGATAGTAATGACTTAAAATCTCAGTATAGTCACTTCCATATTTCGCCATCCCATTTGCCCCATATTGGCTCATCCCTACCCCGTGTCCTTTTCCATAGGTTACAAATTTTATTCCTTCAGCGGTAGGAATAATCTCACATTTTGTAGACGGTAAATTAAGTTTTCTCCGTAAATCTTTACCACTAAAGATAAATCCATCAATTCTGACTTGCAAAATACGTTGGGTTGGACTAACTTCCAGAATTTCCACTAACCCTTCCCCTGCACCTGCAATAGCAGTTTTTGAAAGCTCTTTTATCTGCTCAATTCCAGCGGTTAAATTAGTTCCAAGTTTTTGGTCCAGCTCCTTCCAACTAAAGATAAACTCCCCGCGATAATCTGGAGCTTCAAGGTCATATTGGCTGGGTACACTTTTTAAATATGGAACCGGATTCCCCCAAACATAGGCAGGATCCTCAGTCTTACCTCCTGCATTGGAATGGTATAAAGCATCAATCAGTTCTCCATTATAGGTTAATACCTGTCCCCGGGTGGCCTCAACTGCCTCAGAAATTTTTTTCCAGTTAAGGAGATAACCTATAAGACCCCACTTTTTCTGCAATTCCTTTCGACTAGCCCAGGCCTGACCAGATTGATAATCAGTACTGACTACCGCCTGAGGATGCTCCGGAACAGTATATCCTTTCTTGAGCCGATAAAGTACATAGGTTCGTGCTACAACAGCCTGGGCCTTCAACGCTTCCATATCAAAACTGGCTGGCATCTCAGCAGCTACTACTCCTTTAATATACTCTTCCAACTCCATATCCAGAATCTCTTTTTTCTGATGATTAAAAACTTTTATCACAGAACCACGGGGCCTTTTTATCTCAGAACCGCCAAAAGTACAGCCCCTGACCAGCAGTGTTGGAATAATAATCACTATCACTGAGACGAGAACCAGGAGTAATGCTAAAAAATTACGCATCCTGCCCCCCTCCTGACCAATAAATCGATCTGTTATTATCTCTATTCCTGACCTGAAAGGTTTATTCCAATTACATTATAACAGAAAAAGCATACCGTATATGGCATGCTTTTACTCAGAAACACGTTTAATTTTTGCACCTATCCCTCTTAATTTATCTTCTATATTCTCATAACCCCTTTGAATATGGTAAATATTACTCACTTCTGTTTCGCCCTGGGCAGCTAAACCTGCCAGAATCAGTGCTGCACCTGCCCGCAAATCTGTTGCTGTAACTTTAGCACCGGTAAGAGGTGCCGGCTTAATTAGCGCAGCCCGACCATCCAGCTTAATATCCGCTCCCATTCGCTTTAACTCATCAACATGCATAAAACGATTCTCCCAGACTGTTTCAATTACCAGACTTGGGCCGTTAACCTGAGTTAAAAGAGCCATCATCTGCGCCTGCAGGTCAGTGGGAAAACCAGGATGTGGCAGTGTTTTTATATCAACACCTTTTAACGGTCGATTTACCGATACTCTTACTCCTTCAATCTCTTCTTCAATGTCCACACCCATCTCTTTCATTTTAGCTATCAGTGATTTTAAGTGTTCACTCAGCACATTGCGAACAAAGACGTCTCCTCTAGTAATAGCCGCTGCAATCATGTATGTACCTGCTTCAATACGGTCAGGTATAATCCTGTGTTCTACACCATGCAGCTTTTTTACACCCTCCACTTTAATCACATCAGTACCTACACCGCGAATCCTGGCACCGGCAAAGTTTAAATAGTTAGCCAGATCAACAATCTCCGGTTCACGGGCCGCATTTTCAATAACAGTTTGACCTTCAGCCAGAGTGGCAGCAAGTAAAATGTTAATAGTTGCCCCTACACTGGGATAATCGAGATAGATCCTATTGCCCTGTAATTTTTTTGCTTTCACCTCAACAATACCATGATCTATATAAACTTCGGCTCCCAGGGCCCGAAAGCCTTTTAAGTGAAGATCAATAGGCCTATTTCCAATCTGACAACCCCCAGGTAAAGCACATCTAACCTGTCCTAACCTGGGTAGTAAAGCTCCAAGAATATAATATGATGCCCTCAACTTGCGCACCAGTTCATATGGAGCCTCAAAGGCATTAATAGTATCCGGATTTACTCTCATCTCATTGTTATTAAAAGTTACTTTAGCACCGAGAGATTTCAATATCTCTTTTAAATTATATACATCCCGCAATTGGGGAATATCTTTTAAGATACTTTCTCCTTCAACCATGAGGGTGGCACAAATAATGGGTAAAGCTGCATTTTTTGCTCCACTTACAGGAATTTCTCCTTTTAACTGTTCACCGCCAGTAATCAATAGTTTTTCCATAACCAGGCCTCCTCATTATGATCAATTATCATAAATTTCAACTATGATTTTAATTAGAACCACATTTTTATTATATGCATACATTATATTTTTCGTCACAAATAAAATTAATCCTTTAACCAATTGTTATTTTGTTACCAGGAAAAATCCGGTTAACCCAATAATATGAAAATTTTATTTCTTTCTAGAACAAACTGCACACCTTGTTCCAGTAAGACTTTCTAACCACGTTATTCGTCGATAATTTATCAATTCCTTTGGGTACAAAGTCTCTATTTTATTCCAGCATTTTAAACAAAGCTTTTTACCAACTGCATTAATCAGATCTTCTGATAATCCCAGGGCCCGTAACCGCTCTTTTCGATCCTCAACTAAAATATGAGACTCATCAACAGCATTGGAACTGACTACTACAAGACCGATGTCTCCTTTAAATTTTGGTGAATCTACCCGTTTAAAGGCCACCTTCTTTTTTTTGGCCAACTCCAGATAATCTCTTGCCCGTTCTAAGTCTATATCCCGTCTGAGAATCAGTTTACTGGCCCTTGGATCACATAAAGCGTCCAGGATTTCAGGATATACTCCTGGTTCTTCTACCTGTTCTACAGTTAAAGCCTTTAATACCCTTTCTCGAAATTCTCCCAGATATCTTAAACGTTCTTCTTTTTTCAATTCCGGTGTCCCGTAAAGTCCATATTCCACAGTTTTTTCTAAATTTGATTTTCTCTCCACCATTCCATTTCCTCCCATGAATTGGTATATTTATACCTATTATTACCTCAATAAGCTCAAATTATCCCCTTGTTCAAATTTTTAGAGGCATTTCCCGGGAAATACTCAATCTTCGATAACATTCAACACAGAAATAGTCATTTTTATCTCCAGGCTGTTGAAAAAGGGGAGGTGCACATAACTTGCTCCTACAGAAGAACAACTAAATATAATTTCTTCTGCTATCGGACGCTCCGCCGTCCTGGCTGCGCATCCTTAAAAGCCAAGGCTTTCGCCCTCCTGGCTTTAAGCCTCGACTTATATGCTTCAGAAATTATATTTAGTTTTTCTGGCAGTACAGGGGCAAGTCTCTAAAAAAGAAAGGTTTATTAACAAGCTTGATTATTTTTATCTCCTTAATTTCTTCTAAATACGAAATATTTATGGTATGATTAATATATATCCTAATCTTCAAAAGGAGGTATTTTACAATGTCCTTATTTAAGGTAATCTTAATTTTACTTGCCGGAACCGCAGCAGGATTTCTCAATACCGTGGCAGGAGGTGGATCATTAATTACCATGCCAACTTTAATTTTCCTCGGTTTACCTTCTGCCATTGCCAATGGAACTAACCGGATCGCTTTAATGATCCAAAATATTGTAGCCATCACCAATTTTCGACGCAAAGGTTTTTTCGATTTAAAACTTAGCCTAATGTTAAGCATTCCCGCCATCCTGGGAGCAGTAATCGGTTCTAAAATTGCTGTTGATTTACCTGATGAAATCTTCAATAAAATCCTGGCTATAGTTATGATTGGGGTACTGGCACTGATTCTCTTAAAACCCCAGAAAAAGCTGACATCAAATATGGAAAACTTAAGCACCAAACGTCAGATTGCTGCCATGATTGCCTTTTTCTTTGTAGGAATCTACGGAGGATTTATTCAGGCGGGTGTAGGGTTTATCATCATTGCTACATTATCGGTCATTACCGGATTATCTCTGGTCAAGATTAATAGTTTAAAAGTATTTATTGTCGCTTTGTATATGGTATCTTCCCTGGCAGTCTTTATCATTAACGGAAAAGTGAATTGGATTCTGGGTTTAACCCTGGCCGTTGGGAATGGGTTAGGAGCCTGGCTTGGAAGTAACTTTGCTGTGGCAAAAGGTGATAAGTGGATTCGTATTATACTTGTTATCGCTGTTTTAGGAATGGCTGCTAAATTACTAGGGGTATTCAATTTTTAACATAATACTGTAATTAAACTGTAAAAAGATAATTTTGAGTTGTTAGTGAGATTGAAGGGAATGGCCTCATCACAGGATGTGATGAGGCCTTATTTCTCCCTCAATTTCACTAAAAGGGTTTAACGAAAAATTTCAATAGCGCTCAAAATTAGCTTTGTGCAGTTTAATCAGTTGTTTATTTTAAAAACAAAATGCTGCCCCGTAGGGCAGCCTCTTTTGGCAATTACTTCCTCTCTTCTTATTTTTTATCATTTACCACTACTATAAGTAAATTCTCTACCACTTGATTCCATATTGGCATAGGGATGACCGGCCAGGTCCATTAAAAGTGCCCCAATGTACCACTTATACCGAGTTCCATCTTGCAGACTATATTCAGGGTCGAATTGGAGAGTATAATTACTATCCACTAAATCATAGTAACTATCTATTCCATCTACCCATTCCCAGCTATTATAAGTTTCATCATAATAAAATAATCTAAAATTATACATAACTAATCCATCCATCTCTTCCC from the Anoxybacter fermentans genome contains:
- a CDS encoding M23 family metallopeptidase, which encodes MEKKNNKKERLPFHIVKDKQNFIRLKIKKTIEEVSKQYEKLPRQLWSSFVIVVGIFLIVLIAKFAGEPQIKPDLEDGLSDPGRMDVVIDEKGRLTTQVPSLPEVKLDGSGLLLENQSEELKEEFSKEPAETTVKFIERSEVSDRIQTEGLKVIYPLRYKRAVITDYGWYFHPILEVWRFHQGVDLRCKKGDLVMASASGKVITVRESDQEAIIVTIDHGNGWKTVYGQIGEVKVKTGDQVVKGQQLGKIGQSVTAIEPHLHFEIIKDDKTVNPRKYLP
- the spoIID gene encoding stage II sporulation protein D, translating into MRNFLALLLVLVSVIVIIIPTLLVRGCTFGGSEIKRPRGSVIKVFNHQKKEILDMELEEYIKGVVAAEMPASFDMEALKAQAVVARTYVLYRLKKGYTVPEHPQAVVSTDYQSGQAWASRKELQKKWGLIGYLLNWKKISEAVEATRGQVLTYNGELIDALYHSNAGGKTEDPAYVWGNPVPYLKSVPSQYDLEAPDYRGEFIFSWKELDQKLGTNLTAGIEQIKELSKTAIAGAGEGLVEILEVSPTQRILQVRIDGFIFSGKDLRRKLNLPSTKCEIIPTAEGIKFVTYGKGHGVGMSQYGANGMAKYGSDYTEILSHYYPGTRLAQVKQN
- the murA gene encoding UDP-N-acetylglucosamine 1-carboxyvinyltransferase; protein product: MEKLLITGGEQLKGEIPVSGAKNAALPIICATLMVEGESILKDIPQLRDVYNLKEILKSLGAKVTFNNNEMRVNPDTINAFEAPYELVRKLRASYYILGALLPRLGQVRCALPGGCQIGNRPIDLHLKGFRALGAEVYIDHGIVEVKAKKLQGNRIYLDYPSVGATINILLAATLAEGQTVIENAAREPEIVDLANYLNFAGARIRGVGTDVIKVEGVKKLHGVEHRIIPDRIEAGTYMIAAAITRGDVFVRNVLSEHLKSLIAKMKEMGVDIEEEIEGVRVSVNRPLKGVDIKTLPHPGFPTDLQAQMMALLTQVNGPSLVIETVWENRFMHVDELKRMGADIKLDGRAALIKPAPLTGAKVTATDLRAGAALILAGLAAQGETEVSNIYHIQRGYENIEDKLRGIGAKIKRVSE
- a CDS encoding YueI family protein; amino-acid sequence: MVERKSNLEKTVEYGLYGTPELKKEERLRYLGEFRERVLKALTVEQVEEPGVYPEILDALCDPRASKLILRRDIDLERARDYLELAKKKKVAFKRVDSPKFKGDIGLVVVSSNAVDESHILVEDRKERLRALGLSEDLINAVGKKLCLKCWNKIETLYPKELINYRRITWLESLTGTRCAVCSRKK
- a CDS encoding sulfite exporter TauE/SafE family protein, which translates into the protein MSLFKVILILLAGTAAGFLNTVAGGGSLITMPTLIFLGLPSAIANGTNRIALMIQNIVAITNFRRKGFFDLKLSLMLSIPAILGAVIGSKIAVDLPDEIFNKILAIVMIGVLALILLKPQKKLTSNMENLSTKRQIAAMIAFFFVGIYGGFIQAGVGFIIIATLSVITGLSLVKINSLKVFIVALYMVSSLAVFIINGKVNWILGLTLAVGNGLGAWLGSNFAVAKGDKWIRIILVIAVLGMAAKLLGVFNF